In one window of Desulforhabdus amnigena DNA:
- the ccoS gene encoding cbb3-type cytochrome oxidase assembly protein CcoS yields the protein MAYYMGWILLVSVSVWTALIAFVWAVRAGQFSDQGRARFLPLIEQKDLPDLQEPVKIGRGAYALLFILALGGIGMLAVIGLSIIHMKG from the coding sequence ATGGCCTACTACATGGGTTGGATACTCCTTGTAAGCGTCAGTGTCTGGACCGCTTTGATCGCTTTTGTCTGGGCGGTTCGGGCAGGGCAGTTTTCCGATCAGGGACGTGCCCGGTTTCTGCCTCTTATCGAACAAAAGGATCTTCCAGACCTACAAGAGCCTGTCAAAATAGGGCGCGGAGCTTATGCCCTTTTGTTCATTTTAGCTCTTGGAGGTATCGGCATGTTGGCCGTCATCGGCTTATCCATTATTCATATGAAGGGTTAG